A stretch of the Leptospiraceae bacterium genome encodes the following:
- a CDS encoding lytic transglycosylase domain-containing protein: MSWRKIHRTLSADSLPNDSAAYALVRYYEEHSEKTSLKNRLLYGIVTGNYPKEIGRAEINYLLSNPLKDSRVIVRLSYIKLYRELVKQKELNDSEKIIFLQKYTLENDPVVIRAFEEILKIHSESKEYEQIIKRIDALTEDEKKFMMIPDVRNLYAVSLYKTGKVFDAKKNFLTILSDKHAGSTSKQRAISGLKDINDELNTFLTKEELASFVNILPGKDQRSMSIKKIFSPTNTFNSEQRIKNVTIFFLNNTTFNVIPFLKANSALIAKEDSFLANIAENLINKRDFSSALELQNLYLKNSTYPLAHKNFSRIYKKNKQDDKYFASLLEYLKLNPYDLRSHDLLIDFLANSNSNSIAYMPEEYWNRAIEAIPNLPVKGRLIYWYLRYLRFKGETDKLKFILGNYYSYCPGSYYTTVIAEEFASELKTLPAIDNPISSKENIFKFLSVHNNTDYVKPLVGQNLSFAYYKDSIELGQRLVAAHNKIESQKSLLTAVDYLKVGEFDRAMFLLDEYANRMNLSENDKFEMYVGAGDLSKNTYLSLFYTRQLMKNFKIPDDPLLLPVSITSRLYPRPHLDIVKESAKEFSVDEDIVYAIMRQESFFRENAISPSNARGLMQVMPATGRIIAKKLKIQNYSLHDPEVSIKFGAKFIADLLNSYGALKWASIAYNGGPGNLRKWKRNHYMNDFNHFLEELPSKESRDYCRIIISNYINYKVLRK, encoded by the coding sequence ATGAGCTGGCGCAAGATTCATAGAACTTTAAGCGCCGATAGCCTTCCGAATGACAGCGCTGCGTATGCACTGGTTCGATACTATGAAGAGCATAGTGAAAAGACAAGTCTAAAAAATCGCCTTCTCTATGGAATTGTAACGGGAAATTATCCGAAGGAAATCGGAAGAGCCGAGATTAATTACTTATTAAGCAATCCCTTAAAGGACTCTAGAGTGATTGTTCGTTTGAGTTATATAAAACTCTATCGTGAGCTAGTAAAACAAAAAGAACTCAACGACTCCGAAAAGATTATTTTTTTGCAAAAATATACATTAGAGAATGATCCAGTTGTGATTCGTGCCTTCGAAGAGATTTTAAAGATTCACAGCGAATCAAAAGAATATGAGCAAATCATCAAACGTATAGATGCTCTAACCGAAGACGAAAAAAAGTTCATGATGATTCCTGATGTTCGTAATTTGTATGCTGTTAGCCTCTACAAGACAGGAAAAGTCTTTGATGCAAAGAAAAACTTTCTTACAATTCTTTCCGATAAACATGCAGGCTCTACTTCTAAACAAAGAGCAATTTCAGGTCTCAAGGATATCAATGATGAGTTAAATACTTTTCTGACAAAAGAAGAGCTTGCTTCCTTTGTTAATATTCTTCCGGGTAAAGATCAGAGGTCAATGTCAATTAAAAAGATTTTTTCTCCAACAAATACATTTAATTCAGAGCAGCGAATCAAAAATGTAACTATCTTTTTTCTAAACAACACAACTTTTAATGTAATCCCTTTTCTAAAGGCTAACAGTGCATTAATCGCAAAAGAAGATTCCTTTCTTGCAAACATTGCAGAGAATTTAATCAACAAAAGAGATTTCTCTTCTGCCTTAGAGCTTCAAAATCTATACTTGAAGAATTCAACCTATCCACTGGCTCATAAGAATTTTTCCCGTATCTACAAGAAGAATAAGCAAGATGATAAATACTTCGCGAGTCTACTCGAATATTTAAAACTCAATCCCTATGACCTGCGCTCTCATGATTTGTTGATCGATTTTCTAGCGAACTCCAATTCCAATTCAATCGCTTATATGCCAGAAGAATACTGGAATCGTGCAATCGAGGCTATCCCTAATTTGCCTGTAAAAGGAAGACTGATCTATTGGTATCTTCGCTATTTACGCTTTAAGGGAGAGACTGATAAATTAAAATTTATTCTAGGAAATTACTATTCCTATTGTCCTGGATCTTACTATACAACGGTAATAGCAGAAGAATTTGCAAGTGAATTAAAGACGTTACCCGCCATTGATAATCCAATTTCGAGCAAAGAAAATATATTCAAATTTCTTTCGGTTCACAATAACACTGATTATGTAAAGCCATTGGTCGGACAGAATCTAAGCTTTGCCTATTACAAAGATTCTATAGAGTTGGGGCAAAGGCTAGTAGCCGCACATAACAAAATAGAAAGCCAGAAATCACTTCTCACGGCAGTTGACTATTTAAAGGTTGGAGAATTTGATCGGGCTATGTTTCTTTTAGATGAATATGCAAATCGGATGAATCTTAGCGAGAACGATAAATTTGAAATGTATGTAGGGGCGGGAGATCTAAGTAAGAACACGTATCTTTCTTTATTCTATACAAGACAACTAATGAAGAATTTTAAGATTCCGGATGATCCGCTTCTTCTGCCTGTATCGATTACTTCGCGCTTGTATCCGAGACCACATCTAGACATTGTAAAAGAGAGTGCAAAAGAATTTTCAGTCGATGAAGACATTGTATATGCCATTATGCGCCAGGAATCTTTTTTTAGAGAGAATGCAATTTCCCCTTCGAACGCGCGGGGGTTAATGCAGGTTATGCCCGCCACAGGAAGGATCATTGCAAAGAAATTAAAGATTCAAAACTATTCTTTGCATGACCCGGAAGTGTCCATTAAGTTTGGCGCAAAGTTTATAGCTGACTTACTCAATTCTTACGGAGCTTTGAAGTGGGCGTCTATTGCGTATAACGGAGGACCTGGCAATTTAAGAAAATGGAAGCGCAATCATTATATGAATGATTTTAATCATTTCCTAGAGGAATTACCATCGAAGGAATCTAGAGATTATTGTAGAATCATTATTTCGAATTATATCAATTATAAAGTCTTGCGAAAGTGA